The Gordonia terrae genome contains the following window.
CGCACCGACTCGGGCGCGAAGTTCTCCAGGGCCCCGGCGAGCCACTCGCCGTCCCGGCGCTCCCAGATGGAACGTAGCCCGATCTCGCGACTCTCGGTCGTGTAGACGGTCTCTCCGACCATGCGATCGCCGTCGGCCCGGACGCCGACGATCCGGTGCGCGTCCACCGCACCCCGCGGGACGTCGACGCCGTCGAAGACGGCCGGGATGTTCTCCTGGATCATCTCGGCCATCGCGGCCTTCATGTCTCCCGCGACCACGTGCCCGACATGATGCTCGTAGCGCACCCGGAAGTCATCCAGTTCGCTCATCGTTGCTCCTCCTCACCACCGGGCCGTGCCCGACGTCGTTGCGTAAACCTTACGGCTTTAGTTATAAGGCGTCAATCGAGATGTGCGGAGCCGTCGGTAGCCACACGCACCCGTCGTCCCTGAGCCTCGGTGGTCGCGAGTTCGTCCAGGTCGCCGCTGTCGGTGATCACCGCCAGGGTGCGGCCGCCGCCGTGAACGCGACCGGCGACGAATGCCCGCTCAGGGACTCCCGTGCGGTCGTAGGCCACCGTCCAGGTCTCGAGTTCGGCGACACCCTCGTGGGATTCGACCACCTCGACCGTCGGCTCGGCACCCGTCCATGCCCGGTGCACCGCTTCGGTGACATCTTCCCGGCGAAAGCCCGCCGCGGGCGGCTCGGTCGAGTACACGCCGAAGGCGTGCTTCGTCAGGTACCCACTGTTCGCGGTCACCAGGCCGAAGGTGCCGGGCGACCCGCGCAACCGGGTGGCCACCGTGGCGATCGCATGCGTGCTGTAGTTGTTCCACGGACCGCCCGCGAAGGTGAGCCCGCCGGTGCAGGTCAGCGGACGTTCCGGATCGTTTGCGGGAACGCCGATCTCGCGCGCCGCCACCTGCACGGCCGAGGGGAAGCAGGAGTAGATGTCGAGGTGAGCGACGTCGTCGATCGCGATCCCCGCGAGTTCGAGCGCACGGGCGGCGCCGATCCGGATCGGTGCCGAACCGTTCAGGGCGGGACGCGCCGCGACGGCGTCGGTGTCCTTGGATTCGGTTCCGCTGTGTGGGAACACCCACGACGAGGTGGGGATTCCCAGGCGTCGTGCGGTCTCGACCGAGCACATCACCAGTGCCGCACCCTGGTCGACCATGTTGTTCGAGTTCAGCAGCTTCGGGTAAGGAGACGAGATGAGGCGATTGCCATCGGTCGGAGTCGTGATCTCTCCCGGGGCATACGTACGCCTGGTCCAGGCGTAGGGATTATCCGCGGCAACCTCGCTGAACGACGACCACAGTTCCCCGAGCAACTTCTCGTGGTCGGCGATACTCCGACCCGCTCCGACGCGGAGAGCCTGCTCGAACAACGGGTAGACGAAGGACGGTCTGTCGAGTCCGATCCGCCGCTCGCTCTCCGCCTCCATCGGAACGTCCGGGACGATGATCGGCGCGGACGGCACAGTTTCGTCCTGTCGGGTCCAGTCGGGCCGTTCCCCCTGTGCGCGGAGTTTCATCCGCGTGCGCCAGGCTTCTGCACCCCCGATGAGAACGACGTCGGCGCGGCCCGTGGCAATGTCTTCGGCGGCACCGTTGACCAGCACCTGCGGCGTGCTGCCGCCGTTCCCGGTGTAGCCGGTGTGTCGCGGATCTGCCCCGATCCGTTCGGCCACCAACGCACCGGGGTCGCGGTAGCGCCATGACAACAGGCCGACCACGCGGATGGAGTCGATCAGTTCGAGGAGGCGCGACGTCCCGGCTTCGGCAGCCGCCTCGTGTGCCGCGCGCGCGATGAGATCGACCGGCTCGACGCCACCGTCGTGAGCGGTGATCTGTCCGCCGCCGACGAGGACGGGCGTGCGGGGATCGATGGTCATGGTGGCCTGCCTTCAGTTCGACGAGACGGCGGTGACCGTCCCCTCAAATCTAAACTCGATAGGTAATAGGCCGCAATCCGCCCCTCGTGGATTGCGGCCTGGCCCCGCGTCAGACGCGCGGGAGTACCTCCGTGGGAGCGTCCTGCCAGATCCGGTCGTCGCGTCGGCGATCCGCGATGTCGGCGGCATGCGCGCGGTTCTCGCCGCGGATCTGGTCTTCCTGCTCCTGGCTGCGGCGGATCGCCTCTTGGGCGTTCTGCGGCAGGTCGGGAAGCATCTGATGGACGCGCTCGCGGTGACGGGCGATCGCCTTGCGTTCGGGCATACCGGGATTGGGCTGCACCTGCGGGATGATCTCGGTGAAGTCCTCCTTGGTACCACCACCGGAGATACCCGCAGCCGCCATCGCCGCCTCCTGGGCGACGAGGGCCTCGTCCTTCTCCTCCGACATACCGATCGGACCGAACCGGTCACCGGAGAGGAACTGCTTGACCACCGGCTGCTCCGAGGTCAGCAACTGCTCACGCGGACCGAACATCACCAACTCCTTGCGGAACAACATGCCGATGTTGTCCGGGATCGTCCGCGCGATGTTGATGTTGTGCGTCACGATCAGGATCGTCGCGTCGATCTGGGCGTTGATGTCGATCAGCAACTGGCTGATGTAGGCGGTACGCACCGGATCCAGACCCGAGTCCGGCTCGTCACACAGAATGATCTGCGGATCCAGCACCAGCGCACGCGCCAGACCGGCACGCTTGCGCATACCGCCGGAGATCTCACCCGGGAGTTTGTCCTCGGCACCGGTCAGACCGACGAGGTCGATCTTCTCCATCACGATGTCGCGGACCTCGTTCTCCTTCTTCTTCGTGTGCTCACGAAGCGGGAACGCGATGTTGTCGAACAAACTCATCGACCCGAACAACGCACCGTCCTGGAACAGCACGCCGAACAGCTTGCGGATCTCGTAGAGTTCCTTGGCCGAACACTGCGTGATGTCGGTGCCATCGATGATCACCGAACCCTGCTCGGGATGCAGCAGACCGATCAAGGTCTTCAGGAACACCGACTTACCGGTACCCGACGGACCCAGCAGCGCGGAGACCTCCCCCTCCGGCAGGGTCAGCGAGACATCACGCCAAATGTTCTGCGAACCAAACGACTTCGTCAGGTTCTCCACACTGACCTCAACACCCATCTCGTCCTCCAGCTCTCGTGGTCGTCGTCAGTTGCCCGGAACGGGCGGATCGGCGGGGGCGGGTTGCTCGGCGGGCGGATTGCCGGGAATCGGTTGTTCGCCGGCCGGTGCACCGTTGCCGGGACTGTCGGCATCGAGATTCGATCCCGTGCTGCTGATCGCTGTGATCAGCCAGTTCTGGCTCTTGTCGAGGGTCACCCGATAGGTTGCCGTCGACTCGATCCCCGAGGGCGCCTGCACGTTCTTCGTCTGCACGTTGACGAAAGCGACGACCTGGTAGGTGTTGCCGTCGACCGATTCGACCTTGGCCGCGATCGGCTGCGCGGTCGACGACCACTGCAGCGGCCGGAGCAGTTGTTCCATCTGGGTCGACGCCCGTCGGAGCCGTTCGGAGAGCTCCGGTGATGTGCCCTTGGTGAGCAGGGTCCGCCACTCATCGGGGTTCTCGAAGCTCATGTCGGCGGCACCGGTGGCGTAGTCGAGCGCCACCTTCTCGGCCGCAGCATCGTCGGCGGCGGCCGCGTTCAACCGGTCGACCTCGCTGGAGGCGCTGGACCACTGCCACCCCAGCAATGCCATCGCTCCGACGACGAGCACAGCGACGGCGCCGATCAGGATTGATCGCAACGACACCGAGGCGGTGCTCAGTCGCCCGCGCTTCGTGGGTTCAGCGCGGTCCGCCGCCGAGTCGCCCGATGCTGCCGTTGCCGTTTCGGTATCCGCCGAGGCCGAGTTCTCGTCGGCGTCGGTCTCGGTGTCCGTGGTGATGGTCTTCGTCATCGCCGGTCTCCTGTCTGTGTCTGCTGGTCGATCTGTGCCGGAGCGCTCGGTGCGCTCGCTGCGGAATCCCGCGTCGTCGTGCGGGTGTCGGTCACCGTCACCCCCCGGCCGGGATGCGGATCTCCACAGCCCCGGAATCGGTTGCGTTGATCAGGTTGTCCAAAACCCGGCCGACATCGACGGTCCGCAGCGACGCCGCACCCGAGCGGGTGGCCGGCAGCAGGTTCTCACCGATGATCTTGAGGTCCGCGCCGCTGTCGTCGAGGAATTTCTGCAGAGCCGCGACCAGCGGCGTCGCCCCCTGAGTGATACCGGTGTACATCGGCCCACTCCAGTCGATGGCGTCCTTGACGCCCGACTCGAGTTCGGCGAATCCCACTCCGAAACCGGCTATGTGCGGAGTCGTCGCCCGCAGCAGCCCGGGTATCGGCTGCGACCGCATGAGCAGCGGTTGCATGGTCGCCAGCAGAGTGGTGAGTTCGTCTGCGCGCGCGGTGAACTCCGCAGCCAGCAGCCGTCCGGCTTTGTTGAGGTCCTCGATGACCTCGATGCCGTCGGGCAGCCCCATGTCGAGTTCGGCGAACACACGCTGGACCTTGTCGGGGTCGGTCTGTCCGAGCACCTCGGTCACCTGTTCGGACAGATCCTTGAACGTGGCGGCGTTGGAGACGTTCTCGCCGTCGATGTAGGCGTTGTCGGACAGGTACGGGCCCTCTGCGGTGGTGGGCATCACCGCGACATAGGCCTCGCCGAGCGCCGACAGGTTGTCGACGCGGAAGTTGCTCTCGACCGGAATGTTCTCCGTGTCGTCGTAGTTCCAGGTGATCTCGGCGCCGCGTGAGGATTGCGAGATCTCGGTCACGTGACCGATCTCGATGCCGCGGAGCAGAACTCGGGAACCGACGAGGATGCCGTTCGTGTCCGCCACCGTGATGGTCGCGTGCCTGGCCGACGGCGAGTTCACGTGTAGTCCGACGCTCAGGATGTAGGCGATGGACAACCCGGCGATGGCGAGCATCGCCACCACCGAAACTCGTGTCTTGGTGATCACTTGATCGCTCCCAACATCCGCAGCAGCATCTTCGTGTCGCCGAGCAACTCCGTCTTGCCTGCCGCCTGAACCGACGGGGTCGCAACCGAGGCGATGTTCACCGATGGCCTCTTCGCGAACGGAATCAGCGTGTCCTCCAAGAACTCGGCCATGGCGGCGCCGGTCGCAGGAGCCTGGTCCCACATCCCACGCCCGGCCTCGGCG
Protein-coding sequences here:
- a CDS encoding acetyl-CoA acetyltransferase → MTIDPRTPVLVGGGQITAHDGGVEPVDLIARAAHEAAAEAGTSRLLELIDSIRVVGLLSWRYRDPGALVAERIGADPRHTGYTGNGGSTPQVLVNGAAEDIATGRADVVLIGGAEAWRTRMKLRAQGERPDWTRQDETVPSAPIIVPDVPMEAESERRIGLDRPSFVYPLFEQALRVGAGRSIADHEKLLGELWSSFSEVAADNPYAWTRRTYAPGEITTPTDGNRLISSPYPKLLNSNNMVDQGAALVMCSVETARRLGIPTSSWVFPHSGTESKDTDAVAARPALNGSAPIRIGAARALELAGIAIDDVAHLDIYSCFPSAVQVAAREIGVPANDPERPLTCTGGLTFAGGPWNNYSTHAIATVATRLRGSPGTFGLVTANSGYLTKHAFGVYSTEPPAAGFRREDVTEAVHRAWTGAEPTVEVVESHEGVAELETWTVAYDRTGVPERAFVAGRVHGGGRTLAVITDSGDLDELATTEAQGRRVRVATDGSAHLD
- a CDS encoding ABC transporter ATP-binding protein, whose amino-acid sequence is MGVEVSVENLTKSFGSQNIWRDVSLTLPEGEVSALLGPSGTGKSVFLKTLIGLLHPEQGSVIIDGTDITQCSAKELYEIRKLFGVLFQDGALFGSMSLFDNIAFPLREHTKKKENEVRDIVMEKIDLVGLTGAEDKLPGEISGGMRKRAGLARALVLDPQIILCDEPDSGLDPVRTAYISQLLIDINAQIDATILIVTHNINIARTIPDNIGMLFRKELVMFGPREQLLTSEQPVVKQFLSGDRFGPIGMSEEKDEALVAQEAAMAAAGISGGGTKEDFTEIIPQVQPNPGMPERKAIARHRERVHQMLPDLPQNAQEAIRRSQEQEDQIRGENRAHAADIADRRRDDRIWQDAPTEVLPRV
- a CDS encoding MlaD family protein, with the protein product MITKTRVSVVAMLAIAGLSIAYILSVGLHVNSPSARHATITVADTNGILVGSRVLLRGIEIGHVTEISQSSRGAEITWNYDDTENIPVESNFRVDNLSALGEAYVAVMPTTAEGPYLSDNAYIDGENVSNAATFKDLSEQVTEVLGQTDPDKVQRVFAELDMGLPDGIEVIEDLNKAGRLLAAEFTARADELTTLLATMQPLLMRSQPIPGLLRATTPHIAGFGVGFAELESGVKDAIDWSGPMYTGITQGATPLVAALQKFLDDSGADLKIIGENLLPATRSGAASLRTVDVGRVLDNLINATDSGAVEIRIPAGG